A DNA window from Carassius auratus strain Wakin linkage group LG48F, ASM336829v1, whole genome shotgun sequence contains the following coding sequences:
- the LOC113068670 gene encoding sodium/hydrogen exchanger 8: MFMSTMSFRNRAVVIAVFFIILTVDLGRFAAADDETNSKNDKESASYKDVSDVQHENTADGHRDHPSRLNDTESSINETLQSTTPVAKAMPPEPPRNEPILPEQTGVKAQEEEQSSGMSIFFSLLVIGICIILVHLLIKFKLHFLPESVAVVSLGILMGAVIKIIESQQLANWKEEEMFRPNMFFLLLLPPIIFESGYSLHKGNFFQNIGSITLFAVFGTAISAFIVGGGIYFLGQADVIYKMSMTDSFAFGSLISAVDPVATIAIFNALNVDPVLNMLVFGESILNDAVSIVLTNTAEGFVGSDVSTGWETFVQALGYFLKMFFGSAALGTLTGLISAIALKHFDMRKTPSLEFGMMIIFAYLPYGLAEGIKLSGIMAILFSGIVMSHYTHHNLSPVTQILMQQTLRTVAFMCETCVFAFLGLSIFSFPHKFELSFVIWCIVLVLVGRAVNIFPLSFLLNFCRDHKITPKMMFIMWFSGLRGAIPYALSLHLGLEPIEKRQLIGTTTIVIVLFTILLLGGGTMPLIRIMDIEESQSRRKNKKDINLSKTEKMGNAIESEHLSELTEEEYEAHIFQRQDLKGFLWLDAKYLNPFFTRRLTQEDLLHGRIQMKTLTNKWYEEVRQGPSGSEDEDDEAELL, from the exons ATGTTTATGAGCACGATGAGTTTCAGGAATCGCGCTGTTGTGATCGCGGTGTTCTTCATTATATTGACGGTTGATCTCGGGCGGTTTGCGGCAGCAGATGACGAGACAAACAGTAAAAACGATAAAGAATCTGCCAGTTATAAAGATGTCAGTGATGTACAGCATGAGAATACAGCTGATGGGCACAGAGATCACCCGAGCAG GTTAAATGACACCGAGAGCTCCATCAATGAGACGCTTCAGTCCACCACCCCTGTGGCCAAGGCCATGCCCCCCGAGCCGCCCAGGAACGAGCCCATCCTGCCGGAGCAGACGGGCGTCAAGGCCCAGGAGGAGGAGCAGTCCAGCGGGATGAGCATCTTCTTCAGCCTGCTGGTCATCG GTATCTGTATTATATTGGTGCACCTGCTGATCAAATTCAAGCTGCACTTTTTGCCTGAGAGTGTGGCTGTGGTTTCTCTGG GGATCCTGATGGGAGCAGTTATCAAGATCATCGAATCGCAGCAGTTGGCCAACTGGAAG GAAGAAGAGATGTTTCGTCCAAATATGTTTTTCCTGTTACTTCTACCACCAATCATTTTTGAGTCTGGATACTCATTACACAAG GGGAATTTCTTCCAAAACATCGGCTCGATCACGTTATTCGCCGTCTTTGGAACGGCGATCTCCGCCTTCATCGTGGGAGGGGGGATCTATTTCCTGGGACAG GCCGATGTTATTTACAAGATGTCGATGACAGACAG TTTTGCGTTTGGGTCTCTGATCTCGGCCGTGGATCCGGTCGCCACTATCGCCATATTTAACGCTCTGAACGTGGATCCTGTGCTCAATATGCTGGTGTTCGGAGAGAGCATCCTAAACGACGCTGTGTCCATCGTACTAACAAA cacgGCCGAGGGCTTCGTGGGCTCAGATGTCTCTACAGGCTGGGAAACCTTCGTGCAGGCGCTCGGTTACTTCCTGAAGATGTTCTTTGGGTCGGCTGCTTTGGGCACACTCACTGGTCTCATCTCTGCCATC GCCCTGAAGCACTTCGACATGAGGAAGACCCCGTCTCTGGAGTTTGGGATGATGATTATATTTGCATACCTCCCGTATGGTCTGGCCGAGGGCATCAAACTCTCCG GGATCATGGCCATTCTGTTCTCCGGTATCGTCATGTCTCATTACACTCATCATAACCTATCACCGGTCACTCAGATCCTGATGCAGCAGACGCTCCGGACCGTGGCCTTCATGTGCG AGACCTGTGTGTTTGCCTTCCTGGGGCTGTCCATCTTCAGCTTCCCTCATAAGTTCGAGCTGTCGTTTGTCATCTGGTGTATA GTTCTGGTTCTCGTCGGCCGGGCGGTGAATATCTTCCCCCTCTCCTTTCTGCTCAACTTCTGCAGAGATCATAAAATCACCCCAAAAATGATGTTCATCATGTGGTTCAGTG GTCTGCGGGGGGCGATCCCGTACGCCCTCAGTCTTCACCTGGGACTGGAGCCCATAGAGAAGCGGCAGCTGATCGGCACCACCACCATCGTCATCGTGCTCTTCACCATCCTGCTGCTGGGGGGCGGGACCATGCCCCTCATCCGCATCATGGACATCGAGGAGAGCCAATCACGGCGCAAGAACAAAAAAGACATCAACCTGAGCAAAACTGAGAAGATG ggtaATGCCATTGAATCTGAGCATCTGTCGGAGTTGACAGAGGAGGAGTATGAAGCTCACATCTTTCAGAGGCAGGATCTGAAGGGTTTCCTGTGGCTCGATGCCAAGTATCTGAACCCTTTCTTCACCCGTAGACTCACACAAGAG GACCTGCTGCATGGGCGGATCCAGATGAAGACGCTCACTAATAAGTGGTATGAGGAGGTGCGTCAGGGTCCGTCCGGCTCTGAGGATGAGGACGATGAGGCAGAACTGCTCTGA